GCGAGTGCGGCAGCGCGGGGCAGGCCAGCTGGTCGAGCAGGTCGAGGTCGGCCATCCGCGCCTCGACCAGGCGGGCCTTCAGCGACTGCGGTGAACTGTTGAATCCGTGCAGGTAGACGATCATCTTCGATACCCTGGAAATGCGGGACTGATTGCGGGGTGGCCACAAGCATAGCTGGTCAGCCGGCCGCGACGCGTTTACGATGGTGCCGGAGCGGGCAGCGACGCAGTCGCCACTCCCGGCCGAGCCTGGAAGGTCCGCCGGGTCGGTGCCGGGCAGACCCGCAGTGTCCTACCCTGGAGGAATGCACATGCAAGCCATCACCCGATTCCGCGTGGCCAACGTCGCCGCAAAGCGGTCGCTGGCCGCGACCCTGGCCCTGGCCCTGACGCTGACCCTTGGGCTGGGCCTTGCGGCGCCCGGCACGGCCCACGCGCAGAAGTGGTCGAGTGCCGCGCCGATCCCCGTCGGTGCCGAGGAGGTCTACGGCATCGCCGCCGGCGGGAAGCTGTACGTGTTCGGTGGCCTCGCTCCCGGCTGGAAGCCGATGGGGATGGTGTTCGAATACGACCCGGCCGGCGACCGCTGGACGCGCAAGCGCGACATGCCGGCGTTCCTGCACCATGTGGCACTGGCCACCGTCAACGGGAAGATCTACATGTTCGGCGGCTTCGAGTTGCCGGCCAAGGGCGACGCCGCATGGGCACCGGTGCGTACCTCCTGGGAATACGACCCGGTGGCCGATTCATGGCGCGCCCTGGCCCCCGCCCCGATGGCGCGCGGTGCCCACAACGCGGTCGTGATCGAGAACCGGATCCACCTGATCGGCGGCGCGGGGCTGCATCCCGGATCGAAAGAGACCGCCCTTCATCCGGCCCGCCCCCACCGAGCCCTCGGCACCCACGAGGTATTCGATCCGGCAACCAACGCGTGGTCGACCCGCGCCGACATGCCGACCGCGCGCAACCACGCCGCTGCCGGGGTCGTCGATGGGCGCATCTACGTGATCGGCGGCCGGCTCGGCTCGGTGTTCATCACCACCGCAACCAATACCGATATCGTCGAGGAGTACAACCCGGCGACCGACAGCTGGGGGCGACTGATGGCGCCCATGCCCAACCCGCGCAGTGCGGTGGCCTGGGGCGTGCACGGCGGCCGCCTCTACGTGATCGGCGGCGAGATGCGGCACCGTGATTTCTGGGCGACCTTCGCCGCGGTCGATGCATTCGATCCGAAGTCCAACAGCTGGACGCGCATGCCGCCGTTGCCGATGCCGCGCCACGGACTGGCGGCCGACTTCATCGGCAACCGGCTGCACGTGGTCAGCGGGCAGGTGCAGTCGGGCACGAACACGCCCGGGCTGGTCGCCAACACTGACCGGCATGACGTGTTGACGATCGGCGGCAACTGATGCGGCCAGGCTGCACCCGCCTGCGGCAGACCCGCGCGCAAGCGGTGGTCGCAGCAGCCGCCACTGCATTTGCGCTGGCATCCGGTGCCGCAGCGCAACCTGCAGCCGCACCCGCAGCGAAGGCGGCGGGGGACTGCAGCACCGGCCTGCCGGGCGGCGCGCGCACCGCTTCTGCGAATTACACGATTGCATGGCGTGCCGATCCGCAGAAGATTCCGGTCGGCCGCCACTTCTCGGTAGACATCCTGGTCTGCGCGAAGGCGGGTGCGGCCGTGGCAACGGCGGTTGCCATCGATGCGCGCATGCCGTCCCATGGGCACGGCATGAACTACAAGCCGACCCTGAAACCCGTCGGCGAGAACCGCTATCGCGCCGAAGGTTTGATGTTCCACATGCCCGGGCAGTGGGAGATGGTCTTCGACCTGCGCGCGGGCGACACGGTCGAGCGGGCCACCCAGGTGATGATGGTCCGCTGATGCCATCCCGAAGCGCGACCGCGGAGTGTCTGCTCGGGCTGGCGCTCGCGGTAGTGCTGTGCGGCACGTCCGCCCTTGCGGCCCAAGGGCCGAGAACGGCATCGGCGATGGTATCCGGAGCAGCGCCAGCCCCCGATGCCAGCCTGCGCGAGGCGATCCTCGGCCATGGCCCCTGGCCACCGCCTGCCTCGCCCGACCCCAGCAATCGCGTCGCAGGCTCGGCCGCGGCAGCCCGGTTCGGCCACAAGCTGTTCTTCGATCCGCGCCTCTCGACGGACGGCAGCGTCGCCTGCTCGACCTGCCATGTGCCCGAGTTCGGTTACACCGACCGGCGGCCGGTCGCGGTCGGGCTAGCGCCCACCGACCGCAACACGAAATCGGTCGTCGACGCCCGCTACAACCGCTGGTTCGGCTGGTCGGGCGCAACCGACAGCCTGTGGGCGGCGAGCCTGCGGCCACTGCTCGATCCGCGCGAGATGGGCAGCGCCGAACGGCATGTCGTGGACCGGGTGCGGCGCGAGCCCGACCTCGCATCCGGCTATCGGCGCGTGTTCGGCCAGCGCCCGGACAACGTCGACGATGGCCAGTTGTTCGCGGACATCGGCAAGGCGATGGCGGCCTTCCAGGCCACGCTGGTCAGCGGTCGCAGCGCGTTCGACGACTATCGCGATGCACTCGCGCGAGGCGACCGGCGCGGCCAGGTACGCTACCCGGCCGACGCGCTGCGAGGCCTGCAACTGTTCGTCGGTCGCGCCCAGTGCAACCTCTGCCATTTCGGGCCGCAGTTCACCAACGGTGAGTTCGACAAGGTCGGCATCAGCGTCCGCCGCCCGGACGGGCGCATCGACTGGGGACGACATGACGGCATCAAGGCACTGCAGTCGAGCCGTTTCTCCCTGCTTGGGCGATTCAACGACGACCCCGCGCGCAGGACCGCCCAGAGCACGCGGCATGTCGCGCTGACCAGCGAGGCCTACGGCCAGTTCCGCGTGCCGGCCCTGCGCAATGTCGCGCGCACCGCGCCGTACATGCACGACGGCTCACTGGCCACGCTGACCGATGTCGTCCGCCACTACTCCACGATCGACGCGGTGAAGCTGCATCTCGCGATGCCACACTCACATGGTGAGCCGGGCGACGATCTGCCCGCGCGGCCGACCGACAGCGTGCTGCGCACGCTCGACCTGAACGAGCGCGAGATCGCTGACCTGGTCGCGTTCCTCGAATCGCTCAGCGAACGCCGCCCGCGCCGTTGAGGGCGAGGGCAGCGCCGACATTCACCGAATCTGGTGCTCGAGCGTCTTCGCGAGTTCGAGCAGCAGGGTGTCGTTGCCGCGCGCGGCGATCAACGATATGCCGAGCGGACAGCCGTCGAGCGTAGCCATCGGCAGCGAGACCTGGGGCAGACGGGCGAGGCCCGCGATGGACAGGATCGCCAGTGCGCGTGCGCGGAAGTCGTCGATCTCGGCGGCCGGGGCGCCGATCTTCGGGGCGATGCCGGGGGAAGCTGGCAGCACCAGTACCGCGTTGCCGGCAAGCATGCGATCCATCCGCCGCGAGACCTCTTCGCGCTTCGAGGCGGCCCCCAGCAGCATCGCACGATCGACGGTGGATGCCCACTGGAAGCGTTCCTTGATGCCGGGCCCGAGCGCCGGCTTGTGCTCGGTGATCCAAGCGCCAAGCGACTGCCAGGCCTCGTGCGCCTGGATCACGCGGAACACGTTCATGCCCCAGTCGTCCAGGCCTTCCGCAGCGACGGTCACCGGCTCGGCCTTGCCCAGCACCGACTCGACCTTCGCTACGGCGCCTTGCAGCGCATCGCCGACCGTACGGCCTGCGCGCTCGAATGCGTCGGCCGCCAGCAGCAGCCGGCCTGGCACGGCCGCCGGTGCGTCGTCGCCGAGCAGCACGCGTCCGACCTTCTCGAACAGTGCTGCATCGCGCGCGAACCAGCCCGCCGTGTCGAACGACGGACCGAGCGGGCAGGCCCCCTCGAGCGACACGCGGCCGTGCGACGGACGCATTCCGTACAGGCCGCAGAAGCTGGCCGGCAGGCGTACCGAGCCGCCGGTGTCGCTGCCCAGCGCGAAGTCGACCAGGCCTGCCGCCGTCGCGGCGGCAGAACCGCTGGAAGAACCGCCGGTATCGCGTCCCGGTGCATTCGGATTCAGCACCGAGCCGTAGTGGACGTTCTCGCCGTTCAGGCTGTAGGTCAGTTCGGCAGTCTGGGTCTTGCCGACGAGCGTCGCGCCAGCGGCGACCAGTTGCCGCACAGCCACGGCCGTGTGCTTCGCCGGCGCGTGCGTGGCAAGCCAGGTCGGGCTGCCGAACGTGCACCCGTGCCCTTCGACATCGTAGATGTCCTTCGCGCCGAAGGTCAGCCCGCAGAGCGGGCCGGTAGCCGCGCCTGCCAGTTCGGCATGGGTCTCGCGGACGAAGGCGTTGAAGGTATCGCGGTCGAGGATCGAAGACATGGCGGTCACGGCAGTCAGGGACGGTGGAGGGTAACCGGCTGGCGGGAAAAGGTCATCCGGCCACGCTTGAAACCCATCAGTACCGGCGGCAGTTCGGCGACTGCATGCTCGGGCGCCGTGGTGTCGATCACCACCAGGTCGGCGGCGCGTCCGACATCCACGCCGTAGTCGTCCCGGCGCAGCAGTTTCGCCGAGCGACGGGTCACCATCTCGAAGCACTCGCGGATCTCGTCGCGCCGGCCGACGTGGCAGATGTTCGCGTACAGGTTCGACATGCGCAGCAGCGAGCAGTCGCCGAACGGAGTGAACGGATTCAGGATGTTGTTGCTGGACAGGTTGCCGTTCACCCCGTACGCGAGGAGTTCATGCACCGGCAGCACGCTGCGCAGCTTTGCGTGGGTACGGTCGCGGCCCATCAGGTACAGGTCGGTCGCCGGCAGCACGGTCACCGCGACGCCGGCCTCGGCCAGCGTCTTCGCGATGCGGGCAAACCGTTCCGGGTCGACCAGCGCCAGCTTGGTGACATGGCCGATCGCCACGCGTCCGCCGTAGCCGTATTTCTCGGTCACTTCGCACACGTACTCGATGTCCATGTGATCGGTGGCCATGCCGAAGTCGAGATGCATGTCGATGTCGGCGTCGAACTCGCGCGCGATCTCGAAGATGCGGTCGATCTGCGCATGGGAGTCGCTGTCGCAGTACGGCGCGGCACCGATCACGCGCGCGCCCTGCTTCATTGCCGCCACCAGCAACTCGTCCGTGCCCGGGTTGTTGAGCAGTCCTTCCTGCGGAAAAACGCAGACCTCGATGTCGATCGCCCAGCGGTATTCGTCGACCAGCGACATCACGCCATCGAAACCCCGCAGCCCGACCACTGGATCCACCTCGACATGGGTACGCATCACGCCGGTGCCCTGCGCGATCGCATTCTCCAGCGTACGCCGCGCGCGGCCGGCGACATCCTCGGCAGTGAACGAACGCTTCTGCAGCGCCACCTGCGAGATCGCCTCGTCCAGCGTGCCTTTCTCCGAGGTGCAACGGTCCAGGATGCAACTCTTGTCGAGGTGGATATGCGTCTCGACGAAAGCGGGCGCGACCAGCCGCCCGTCGAGATCGATCACCTTGGCGGCGTAGCCCGCAGGCATTACCCCGGCCGGCTCGATCGCCGCGATGCGCCCGGCCTCGATGCCGACATCGAACGTCGCCGTGTAGTCACGGCCGAGAATGCGCGCATTGCGCAGCAGGGTATCCATCGCGTCCACTCCTCAAGGCTGAAATCCGGGTCTGACCCCGGGGTCTGACCCTGGGGTCTGACCCCGGGGTCAGACCCCATTTTCCTGCCATTTTCCCGGATATCGGGCGAGGGCCACGTCCAACAGGACCTTTCAGCCCGGCCGATCGGGTCTGACCCGATTCATCCGGCGCTTCCGGTAAGCTGCGGTGTACATCGTTCGAGGACCTTCATCGTGGCAATCCAGACTTCCCGTGCAACGCGCGGCATGGCGACCGCACCGCATTCACTGGCCAGCGAATCCGCCGTCGCCGTGTTGCGCGAGGGCGGCAATGCACTCGAGGCGATGATCGCCGCAGCGGCGACCATCTCGGTCGTCTATCCGCACATGAACGGTATCGGCGGTGACGCGTTCTGGCTGGTGCACGAGCCCGGCAAGCCAGTCACCACGATCGATGCCTGCGGCCCGGCGGCGATGGCCGCGAGCCGCGACTGGTACGCCGGGCACGGCGTGGCTTCGATCCCGTTCCGCGGACCGATCGCGGCGAACACGGTTGCCGGCACGATCGCTGGCTGGGGGCTTGCGCAGCAGTTGTCGGCGCAGCGCTTGGGTGGACGACTGCCGCTGTCACGCCTGCTCGCCGACGCGATCCATTACGCCGCGCACGGCCACGCCGTCACCCACAGCTACACGAACACCACGCGCGCCAAGCTCGCCGAGATCCGCGACCAGCCCGGCTTCGCGGCCCGCTTCATGCCGGGCGGTGAAGTGCCGCTTCCGGGATCGTTGATGAAGCAGGGGAAGATCGCGACCACGCTGTCGCGTATCGCCAGCGCCGGCACCGACGACTTCTACCGTGGCGAGCTCGCGGCCAGCATCGCCGCCGACCTGAAGGCGCTGGGCAGCCCGGTATCGGCAGCCGACCTCGCCGCGTACCAGGCCATGGAGCGGCCGCCGGTACACCTCGCGCATTCGCGCGGCACGCTGTACAACATGGCACCACCGACGCAGGGCATGGTGGCGCTCGCGATCCTCGGCATCGCCGACCGCCTCGGCCTCGAAGCCGTGCCTGCGGACAGCGCCGCCTACCTGCACCGGATGGTCGAGGCGACCAAGCAGGCGTTCTTCATGCGCGACCGGCATGTGACCGACCCGAAGTACATGACCGTCGATCCGCAGTCGCTGCTCACGGCGGCCGAGATGGACCGCCGCGCCGCGCGCATCGACCTCGGGCGGGCGCTGGCCTGGCCTGCGCCCCAGCCTCCGGCGGATACGGTCTGGATGGGTGTCGTCGACAGCGCCGGCCGCGCCGTGAGCTTCATCCAGAGCACCTACCACGAGTTCGGCAGCGGCGTCGTGCTCGATGGCACCGGCATCAACTGGCAGAACCGAGGCGCATCCTTCTCGCTGGATCCGGCCGCGCTGAACACGCTGGAGCCAGGCCGCAAGCCCTTCCACACGCTCAACCCGGCGATGGCCCATCTGTCCGACGGCCGCGTGATGGTCTACGGCACGATGGGCGGCGAAGGCCAGCCGCAGACGCAGGCCGCGGTGTTCACGCGGCATGTGGTGTACGGACAGGACCTGCAGGCGGCGATCAGCGCACCGCGCTGGCTGCTCGGGCGCACCTGGGGCCAGGCGACGCAATCCCTGAAGGTCGAGTCGCGCTTCGAGCCGGTCGTGGTCGATGCGCTGCGGGCGCTGGGCCACGAGGTCGAGGTTTATGGCGCATTCGACGAAACCATGGGACACGCCGGGGCGATCGTCGCCCATCCGGGCGGTGTCGTCGAAGGCGCAAGCGACCCGCGCAGCGACGGCGCTGCGATCGGCTGGTAGGGCTGGAACGTCCGCAACGCCTGGAACGGCTGGGGTAACGGCTGGGGTCTGACCCCACAGGGGTCAGATATCCAGTGTCAGCCCTGCGATGCAGGAACGGTGCCCGATACCGGTCGCACTCGACCGCGCAGAACTACTCGACCCGCGCGCCCGAAGCCTTGACGATCTTCGCGATACGGTCGACCTCGCTGCGGATAAAGCGGTCGAACTCCTCCGGCGTGGTGTAGCGCGGATCGACGCCCTGCCCGAGCATCCGCTCGCGTACGTCCGGCAGTTCCAGCACGCGGCGCACCTCGGCGCTGATCAGTTTGACCACAGGCCTGGGTGTCTTCGACGGCGCGAGGATACCCAGCCAGAGGTCGAACTCGAAGCCAGGCAGCCCGGCCTCGGCCACGGTTGGCAGTTCCGGCAGCGCAGGCGCCCGGCGCTGCGTGCTCACCGCCAGCGGCAGCACCCGGCGGTCGCGCACGAAAGGCAGTGCGGGGGACAGCGGCGCGAAGAACATCTGGACACGGTTGGAAGCGACGTCATTGAGCGCCTCGGGCGTACCCTTGAACGGGACATGCACGATGTCGATCCCGGCCGCGAGCTTGAACTGCTCGCCGTTCAGGTGCGTACCGGTACCGATGCCTGCGGAGGCGAAATTCAGTTGCCCAGGCCTGGACTTCGCCAGTGCGATCAGGTCGCGCAGGTTCCTGGCGGGCACCTCCGGCGACACGACCAGCACGTTGGGCGTGCTGCCGACCTGGGCGACGCCCGCGAAGTCCTTCAGCGTATCGAACGGCAGTTTCGCGTAGAGCGACGCGTTGACCGCATGCGAGATCGAGTTGAGCATCAGCGTGTGCCCGTCGGGCTGCGCCGACACCAGCATGTTGCCGGCGACCGTCCCGCCCGCGCCGGGACGATTGTCCACCAGCACCTGCTGGCCCCAGTTCTCGCTCATGCGCTGGCCGAGCAGCCGCGCGACGATATCGGTCTGGCTGCCTGCCGAGACGGGGATCAGCACGCGAACCGGCCGCTGCGGAAAAACGGCGGATGACGGCTGCGCGAAGACCGGCATCCCGGCGGCCAGCCCGGCACCCAGCCCCATGAGCAGCAGCGACGCGCGTGCACGCCGATGGCGTGCGAGCAGATGCCTATACATGATCTTCCTCCTCCGTTTACCGATGACCCGGTGGATCCGGGTTCCTCTGGTTCACCCGAGCGTTACCTTCACGCTGCCGGCAGGGTGCAGCATGTAGCGCACCGTGTCTCCGGCAACGCCGAACACCGGCGGCACGATGGACCCAGTGATCACGACCTCCCCTGCCCGCAACCGCAGCCCGAAACCGGCAAGTACCTTTGCGACATGCCGGACGATGTCGACCGGATCGCCGGTCAGTGCATGCAGCGGGTCAGGCACCGCCAGACTGGACTCGACCGGCGACCCACCCTGCACGCTCCGGTGCCATACCGACGCGGCCAGCGCCGGGTGCAGCACCTCGCCACCGTCGACCGGCCGCACGTCGATGACAGGACCGAACACCACGTGGCGCTGGTAGATGTTCGCCGCGACGATACGCTCGACGTCGTCGGGCGCGAAGGCGAGATCCGCCAGTTCGAGCGCGGGAGCGATCGTACCGATTGCCGCAACGGCGGCGGCACGGTCCTCGCTACCGTCGAGGTCGCGGGCGAGCGTCACCGCAACCTCCGGCTCGACCACCGGCTTCACCCAGCCGCGCACATCGACGACCGCGCTGTCGTCCAGCCGTGCGCTGGCGAGCAGGTGCCCTACCACCGGCGCCTGCAGGCCCAGCTTCACCATCGCGGCCGGTGCGCCGAAACCTACCTTCCATCCAAGCAACGACTCGCCACGGGCTTGAGCCTCGTCCAGGGCGACCATCTGCCTGGCAAACCCCCGCATCGCCCGATCATCGCTCCAGCCGACTTGCATGCGCAGGCCTCCTGCAGTCAGTGAGTGCGGCCGCCTTCGATGGACTCGTACCCGGCCGCCTCGAGCGAGCCTGCGCCGCTCCAGCCCCACACCAGCACGACGTCCTTGTCCGACGTGTTCTTGAAGCCGTGCCAGTGGCCGCGCGGCGTGAATACTACGTCGCCCTCGCAGGATTCCCGCTCGGTGCCATCCTCAAGGTACATGACGCCGCGGCCACTCACCACGATCCAGAACTCGTCGCAGTTGAAGTGCCGGTGCCGGTCGTGCTGGGCACCGGGCGGAAGCACCGTCCAGCCCACCAGCAGCTTGTCGCTCTTGCAGTTCTGCGCGTTGATCAGGAACTGGACCTGCATGTCGACCCAGCCGTCCTTGGCCTTCAGGCCGCCGACCTTGGGAACGTCGGCGAGGCGGGTCATGAAGGGGCTGGCGCCCTGCGTGAACTCATCGGGTTTCATCGGCTCATGCCTCCAAGTCGCCGGTAGGCTTCGTGCGCGACCACGAAGTCGTGGTGGTCGATGCCGAAGCCCCGGCAGGCGTTCATCATCTCGTTGGCCGCGGCAGCCAGCGGCGCGGGCATGCCCAGCTTGCGCGCCAGTTCCAGCACCATGGTCATGTCCTTCTGCTGCAGCGTCACGTCGGCCAGCGGCACGGCGGGCATCTTCCCTTCCAGGATGAACGGCCCGCGGTAGCCCAGCACCGGCGAAGCCACCACGCTCGCGAGCATCGCCTCGACGGCGATCTCACGGTCGACGCCGCCCTTCTCCGCCAGCGCGACGCCCTCGCAGAAGGCGATCACCTCGACCATCAGCACGAGGTTGATCGCGAGCTTGAGTTGCACCGCGAGCCCGCGCTCGCCGATGTAGGTCGCCTTCGCGCCGATGGCCAGCAGCACCGACAGCACCTTCTCGAAAGCCGCCCGGTCGCCACCAACCATCACCGACGCCTTGCCCTGTACCACCGTGACCGGGCTGCCGGAGATCGGCGCATCGAGCATCGTGCGCCCGGCCGCCAGGAAAGCCGCCGACACCTCGCGGCTCGACTCGGGCGTGATCGTGCTCATGTCGAGGTAGACCGCGTCCTCTCGCAGCCCGGACAGGATGCCGTCCGGGCCGAGCGCCACCGCGCGTACTGCCGCGGCATCGGTGAGGATCGAGAACACGACGTCACTGCCCGCGGCAAGCGCGGCTGGCGTGTCGGCCCAGCCCATGCCCTGGGCGAGCAGCGGCTCGGCCTTGTCCCGGCTGCGGTTCCAGCCGGTGACCTGATGACCGGCGGCCAGCAGCCGCGGCACGATGCACTGGCCCATGGCGCCCAGCCCTGCGAATCCGATGCGCATTGCCCTCCTCCACGGCACTCCGGCCGTCTTCGATGCCAGGCAGTATAGGATTCCCGTTAAGTGGTGGTCAACAGCTGTTGCCTGTCACTTAACACGCCGCGCGGCACGTCGGCGCGGCGCATCCAGGCCGGCGCCGCGCATCACCAGCCAGACGGCCACGGCGGGCTGGTCGCCAATCGCCCAGAGCCGGTGCGGCCGCTGAGACTCGAAGCTCACCGCGTCCCCGGGGCCGAGTTCGTACTCATCGAAGCCCACGGCCACGCCGAGCCGTCCGCTCACCAGGTAGCCATACTCGCGTCCATGGTGACGGAGCATCTCTCCCGACTCGGAGGACGAGGCTCCGACCGCATACGTGACGAGCACGAAGTCGGCGTCCGGGTCGCTTCCGGCCGTGAGCTGCTGCCACTCGACGCCCCTGGCAAGGCCGATCTTCTTTCCTGCGCCGGCACGCATCACCGGCGAGGGCACCGGCGCCTCGACGTGCGCCGCAGCGCCGTGCTCGCGCGAATCGAACAGGTGGTCGAGCGAGATCGACAGCTCGCGCACGATAGCCCACAGGGTGTCGACCGACGGCTTCACGTTGCCGCGCTCGATCTGCGAGAGCAGGCTCGCCGACACGCCCACGGCGCGCGCCAGCTCCCGCATGCCGATCCCCGCCCGTTCACGCGCATCCCGGATGCGCGTGCCGAGCGCCACGGTCATCGCCTCGGACAGCCGGGGCGATTCCGCCTGGACGGCAGGACGCGGGCGGGTCGCAGCCCGGGCCACGACCCGCTTTGCCGGTGGGACCAACTCAGAAGTACGGCTGGCCCGCCTTGACCGGCGGCTCCCACTCGCAGGCCGACCACGGTCCGTCGCCCTGCTCGCCGACATAGGCGATGCGGCCAGACTTCTTCGGCACGCGCTTGCCGCTGAACAGGCCCTGCAGCCAGTCCATCACGTAGTCGTGGCAGTCCATGCCGCCCAGGTTGGGAATGCCCCACAGCGGGTGGTACTGGTTCTCCATGATCCACATCTCCTTCGGCACCTTCAGGTCGCCGTAGGCCTCGATCGCTTCCTCGAGCGGGCAGAGCGGATCGAACTCGCCGGTGACCAGCAGCGTCGGGCACTTCACCTTGTC
The DNA window shown above is from Rhodocyclaceae bacterium and carries:
- a CDS encoding esterase encodes the protein MIVYLHGFNSSPQSLKARLVEARMADLDLLDQLACPALPHS
- a CDS encoding kelch-like protein, whose translation is MQAITRFRVANVAAKRSLAATLALALTLTLGLGLAAPGTAHAQKWSSAAPIPVGAEEVYGIAAGGKLYVFGGLAPGWKPMGMVFEYDPAGDRWTRKRDMPAFLHHVALATVNGKIYMFGGFELPAKGDAAWAPVRTSWEYDPVADSWRALAPAPMARGAHNAVVIENRIHLIGGAGLHPGSKETALHPARPHRALGTHEVFDPATNAWSTRADMPTARNHAAAGVVDGRIYVIGGRLGSVFITTATNTDIVEEYNPATDSWGRLMAPMPNPRSAVAWGVHGGRLYVIGGEMRHRDFWATFAAVDAFDPKSNSWTRMPPLPMPRHGLAADFIGNRLHVVSGQVQSGTNTPGLVANTDRHDVLTIGGN
- a CDS encoding FixH family protein, which gives rise to MRPGCTRLRQTRAQAVVAAAATAFALASGAAAQPAAAPAAKAAGDCSTGLPGGARTASANYTIAWRADPQKIPVGRHFSVDILVCAKAGAAVATAVAIDARMPSHGHGMNYKPTLKPVGENRYRAEGLMFHMPGQWEMVFDLRAGDTVERATQVMMVR
- a CDS encoding amidase, with translation MSSILDRDTFNAFVRETHAELAGAATGPLCGLTFGAKDIYDVEGHGCTFGSPTWLATHAPAKHTAVAVRQLVAAGATLVGKTQTAELTYSLNGENVHYGSVLNPNAPGRDTGGSSSGSAAATAAGLVDFALGSDTGGSVRLPASFCGLYGMRPSHGRVSLEGACPLGPSFDTAGWFARDAALFEKVGRVLLGDDAPAAVPGRLLLAADAFERAGRTVGDALQGAVAKVESVLGKAEPVTVAAEGLDDWGMNVFRVIQAHEAWQSLGAWITEHKPALGPGIKERFQWASTVDRAMLLGAASKREEVSRRMDRMLAGNAVLVLPASPGIAPKIGAPAAEIDDFRARALAILSIAGLARLPQVSLPMATLDGCPLGISLIAARGNDTLLLELAKTLEHQIR
- a CDS encoding amidohydrolase family protein — protein: MDTLLRNARILGRDYTATFDVGIEAGRIAAIEPAGVMPAGYAAKVIDLDGRLVAPAFVETHIHLDKSCILDRCTSEKGTLDEAISQVALQKRSFTAEDVAGRARRTLENAIAQGTGVMRTHVEVDPVVGLRGFDGVMSLVDEYRWAIDIEVCVFPQEGLLNNPGTDELLVAAMKQGARVIGAAPYCDSDSHAQIDRIFEIAREFDADIDMHLDFGMATDHMDIEYVCEVTEKYGYGGRVAIGHVTKLALVDPERFARIAKTLAEAGVAVTVLPATDLYLMGRDRTHAKLRSVLPVHELLAYGVNGNLSSNNILNPFTPFGDCSLLRMSNLYANICHVGRRDEIRECFEMVTRRSAKLLRRDDYGVDVGRAADLVVIDTTAPEHAVAELPPVLMGFKRGRMTFSRQPVTLHRP
- a CDS encoding gamma-glutamyltransferase family protein: MATAPHSLASESAVAVLREGGNALEAMIAAAATISVVYPHMNGIGGDAFWLVHEPGKPVTTIDACGPAAMAASRDWYAGHGVASIPFRGPIAANTVAGTIAGWGLAQQLSAQRLGGRLPLSRLLADAIHYAAHGHAVTHSYTNTTRAKLAEIRDQPGFAARFMPGGEVPLPGSLMKQGKIATTLSRIASAGTDDFYRGELAASIAADLKALGSPVSAADLAAYQAMERPPVHLAHSRGTLYNMAPPTQGMVALAILGIADRLGLEAVPADSAAYLHRMVEATKQAFFMRDRHVTDPKYMTVDPQSLLTAAEMDRRAARIDLGRALAWPAPQPPADTVWMGVVDSAGRAVSFIQSTYHEFGSGVVLDGTGINWQNRGASFSLDPAALNTLEPGRKPFHTLNPAMAHLSDGRVMVYGTMGGEGQPQTQAAVFTRHVVYGQDLQAAISAPRWLLGRTWGQATQSLKVESRFEPVVVDALRALGHEVEVYGAFDETMGHAGAIVAHPGGVVEGASDPRSDGAAIGW
- a CDS encoding tripartite tricarboxylate transporter substrate binding protein encodes the protein MGLGAGLAAGMPVFAQPSSAVFPQRPVRVLIPVSAGSQTDIVARLLGQRMSENWGQQVLVDNRPGAGGTVAGNMLVSAQPDGHTLMLNSISHAVNASLYAKLPFDTLKDFAGVAQVGSTPNVLVVSPEVPARNLRDLIALAKSRPGQLNFASAGIGTGTHLNGEQFKLAAGIDIVHVPFKGTPEALNDVASNRVQMFFAPLSPALPFVRDRRVLPLAVSTQRRAPALPELPTVAEAGLPGFEFDLWLGILAPSKTPRPVVKLISAEVRRVLELPDVRERMLGQGVDPRYTTPEEFDRFIRSEVDRIAKIVKASGARVE
- a CDS encoding cupin domain-containing protein; this encodes MKPDEFTQGASPFMTRLADVPKVGGLKAKDGWVDMQVQFLINAQNCKSDKLLVGWTVLPPGAQHDRHRHFNCDEFWIVVSGRGVMYLEDGTERESCEGDVVFTPRGHWHGFKNTSDKDVVLVWGWSGAGSLEAAGYESIEGGRTH
- a CDS encoding NAD(P)-dependent oxidoreductase, whose protein sequence is MRIGFAGLGAMGQCIVPRLLAAGHQVTGWNRSRDKAEPLLAQGMGWADTPAALAAGSDVVFSILTDAAAVRAVALGPDGILSGLREDAVYLDMSTITPESSREVSAAFLAAGRTMLDAPISGSPVTVVQGKASVMVGGDRAAFEKVLSVLLAIGAKATYIGERGLAVQLKLAINLVLMVEVIAFCEGVALAEKGGVDREIAVEAMLASVVASPVLGYRGPFILEGKMPAVPLADVTLQQKDMTMVLELARKLGMPAPLAAAANEMMNACRGFGIDHHDFVVAHEAYRRLGGMSR
- a CDS encoding cupin domain-containing protein, which codes for MSEAMTVALGTRIRDARERAGIGMRELARAVGVSASLLSQIERGNVKPSVDTLWAIVRELSISLDHLFDSREHGAAAHVEAPVPSPVMRAGAGKKIGLARGVEWQQLTAGSDPDADFVLVTYAVGASSSESGEMLRHHGREYGYLVSGRLGVAVGFDEYELGPGDAVSFESQRPHRLWAIGDQPAVAVWLVMRGAGLDAPRRRAARRVK